Proteins from one Ananas comosus cultivar F153 linkage group 5, ASM154086v1, whole genome shotgun sequence genomic window:
- the LOC109710450 gene encoding polyamine-modulated factor 1-binding protein 1-like isoform X2 — MSSGFQVASTHRPCTKGLWMWSAPIKRTALDGTEYSLLLLDSEGIDAYDQTGTYSIQVFSLAVLLSSLFIYNQMGGIDEAALDRLSLVTEMTKHIRVKAAGGRSTTSEIGQFSPVFVWLLRDFYLDLAEDNRKITPRDYLELALRPIQGRGKDVSSKNEIRESIRALFPDRDCFTLVRPLNNENELRHLDQIPLESLRPEFRAGLDALTKFVFERTRPKQVGATVMTGPILAGITQSFLDAINNGAVPTISSSWQSVEEAECRRAYDYAAEVYMSSFDRTKPADEDVLREAHEDALQKSLASFNASAVGAGSVRTHYEKLLHNFCRKAFEEYKRSAFLEADRQCSNAIQSMEKKIRAACLSPGAIVSNIIGVLESLLAEYETSSHGPGKWKILATFVRQCIEGPIMDLFIKQLNQAESERSALALKCRSNEDKLELLKKHHEANEKQRSEYLKRYEEATADKQKVSDDLSGRISNLRSKCSTLEERCMSISKELDLARRESSDWRVKYEQSLLEQKNEEEKFAAQRAALESRYSAAEGKLAAAREQAASADEEASEWRQKYEMAAAQAKSALERASAVQEKTNKLAQDREDVIRAELAAQFKEKEEQIKNMKAKFENAESHTNVLVERLEAAEAKVQSQDEETAALKAEIKELNEKLVLAKARTQSYEKEIKILEQEKKHIQENYLSISKKIDDAVERCSTAERDAKRVIASADAAQAEAVVAQQEKSEAQRLSIERLTVIERIQRKASSLEQDKSMLFEQVRRLRQSETDALSKVTLLERRVDERESEIEELLNRSNEQRSNTVQVLETLLATERAARAEANNRAEALSLQLQSTQGKLDALHQELTSVRLVETALDSKLRTASHNKRLRVDNEGGTESMQDMDVDGQLRGRKRSKSTTSPLKFVQSEDGGSVYKADENLTPSLEAHETDNEDYTKYTVLKLKKELTKHGFGAQLLELRNPNKKEILALYEKHVLGKA; from the exons ATGAGCAGTGGATTTCAAGTAGCTTCTACTCATAGACCATGCACTAAGGGGCTTTGGATGTGGAGTGCACCAATAAAGCGAACTGCTCTTGATGGAACAGAGTACAGTCTTTTACTTCTAGATAGTGAAGGAATCGATGCATATGATCAGACG GGAACGTACAGCATTCAAGTATTCTCCTTGGCTGTCTTGCTATCAAGCCTGTTCATTTACAACCAG ATGGGTGGTATCGATGAAGCCGCCCTTGATCGCCTCTCACTTGTTACTGAGATGACGAAACACATTCGTGTTAAAGCAGCTGGTGGAAGGTCCACGACATCTGAGATTGGACAATTTTCACCGGTCTTTGTCTGGTTATTGAGG GATTTCTATTTAGATTTAGCAGAAGATAATCGAAAAATCACGCCGCGTGACTACTTAGAGTTGGCTTTGAGGCCTATCCAAGGCAGAGGTAAAGATGTCTCTTCAAAAAATGAG ATCCGCGAGTCCATACGTGCTCTCTTTCCAGATAGAGATTGTTTTACACTAGTTCGGCCGTTGAACAATGAAAATGAGCTCCGACACCTTGATCAAATCCCT TTAGAGAGCCTTCGACCAGAATTTCGAGCAGGCTTGGATGCATTAACAAAGTTTGTATTTGAACGAACCAGGCCTAAACAAGTAGGAGCTACTGTTATGACAGGTCCTATTCTTGCTGGCATCACACAATCATTCTTGGATGCCATCAACAATGGAGCTGTCCCTACAATATCTTCCTCCTGGCAG AGTGTCGAAGAAGCAGAATGTCGCAGGGCTTATGATTATGCTGCTGAGGTTTACATGTCATCGTTTGACCGCACAAAACCAGCTGATGAG GATGTTTTGAGGGAAGCACACGAGGATGCTCTTCAAAAGTCTCTTGCCTCATTTAATGCTAGTGCTGTGGGGGCTGGATCTGTACGCACACATTATGAAAAACTTCTTCACAACTTCTGTAGAAAGGCATTTGAG GAATACAAAAGAAGTGCCTTTTTGGAGGCTGACCGCCAGTGTTCAAATGCCATACAGAGCATGGAAAAGAAGATTCGAGCAGCCTGCCTTTCTCCAGGTGCCATAGTCAGTAACATTATTGGG GTACTGGAAAGTTTGCTTGCCGAGTATGAGACATCTTCTCATGGTCCAGGCAAATGGAAAATTTTGGCTACCTTTGTACGACAATG TATCGAAGGGCCTATAATGGACCTTTTCATCAAGCAGTTAAATCAGGCTGAATCAGAAAGGAGTGCTCTTGCATTAAAATGTCGTTCAAATGAAGACAAATTGGAGCTGCTTAAGAAGCATCATGAGGCAAATGAAAAGCAAAGATCCGAGTATTTGAAGCGCTATGAGGAAGCCACTGCTGATAAGCAGAAAGTTTCTGATGATCTCAGTGGTCGAATCTCTAACTTGCGGAGCAAATGCAGCACCCTGGAAGAACGCTGTATGAGCATTTCTAAAGAACTTGATCTTGCTCGTCGTGAATCATCTGATTGGAGAGTTAAGTATGAGCAAAGTTTGTTAGAGCAGAAGAATGAAGAAGAGAAGTTTGCAGCACAAAGAGCGGCTTTAGAATCGAGGTATAGTGCTGCTGAAGGGAAATTGGCCGCAGCTCGTGAACAAGCTGCTTCTGCAGATGAGGAGGCATCAGAGTGGAGGCAGAAATATGAAATGGCTGCAGCACAAGCCAAATCAGCTCTCGAGAGGGCATCGGCAGTGCAAGAAAAAACTAACAAACTGGCTCAGGACAGGGAAGATGTTATAAGAGCAGAGCTTGCTGCTCAGTTCAAGGAAAAG GAAGAGCAAATCAAGAACATGAAAGCTAAGTTTGAGAACGCAGAAAGTCACACTAATGTATTGGTTGAACGTCTGGAG GCTGCGGAAGCAAAAGTTCAGAGCCAGGATGAAGAAACAGCTGCCTTGAAGGCCGAAATCAAGGAGTTGAATGAGAAGCTGGTTCTTGCGAAAGCCAGAACTCAATCGTACGAAAAGGAAATCAAAATTCTCGAACAAGAAAAGAAGCACATTCAAGAAAACTACCTGTCGATATCCAAAAAAATCGATGATGCAGTGGAGCGGTGTAGCACTGCTGAAAGGGATGCAAAGAGGGTGATTGCCTCTGCTGATGCAGCTCAGGCAGAAGCAGTTGTGGCTCAGCAGGAGAAGAGTGAAGCGCAGCGATTGTCAATTGAAAGATTAACTGTTATTGAAAGAATACAAAGAAAAGCCAGTAGCCTCGAGCAAGACAAATCAATGCTTTTCGAACAAGTGCGGAGGCTACGTCAGTCTGAAACCGATGCCCTATCTAAGGTAACACTGCTCGAGAGAAGGGTTGATGAGAGGGAAAGTGAGATCGAGGAATTGCTGAATCGGAGCAATGAGCAGAGGTCGAACACAGTTCAAGTCCTAGAGACCCTTTTGGCCACAGAACGTGCAGCTCGAGCAGAAGCCAACAACAGGGCAGAGGCCTTATCGTTGCAACTCCAATCTACTCAAGGCAAACTCGACGCACTCCACCAGGAACTGACTTCTGTTCGTCTAGTCGAGACTGCATTGGATAGCAAGCTTCGAACTGCTTCTCATAATAAGCGATTGAGAGTAGATAATGAAGGAGGCACGGAATCCATGCAAGATATGGATGTTGATGGCCAATTGAGGGGTAGAAAGAGATCAAAGAGCACTACTAGCCCGTTAAAGTTTGTCCAAAGTGAAGATGGTGGGTCTGTTTATAAAGCTGACGAAAATTTGACGCCAAGCCTGGAGGCTCACGAGACTGACAATGAAGATTATACCAAGTACACCGTTCTGAAGCTGAAGAAGGAGCTCACTAAGCACGGATTTGGTGCACAATTGCTGGAGCTGAGGAATCCTAATAAGAAGGAAATACTCGCACTTTATGAGAAGCATGTTCTTGGAAAAGCATAg
- the LOC109710408 gene encoding LOW QUALITY PROTEIN: receptor-like protein kinase HSL1 (The sequence of the model RefSeq protein was modified relative to this genomic sequence to represent the inferred CDS: inserted 1 base in 1 codon) yields MEGGNLISVPLLWLFLLTSVIISPCVCLNQEGLYLLEAKRGLDDPGGALADWNPRDATPCNWTGVSCSPSSSSSAAAAVAAAVTSLDLPQNLLVGPLPDAVALLPSLLHLDLAFNNFSGPIPPSFGRFPKIQVLSLVSNLLSGPVPDFLGNLSTLRQLNLSYNPFAPSPVPSSLADLSRLEILWLAGCNLVGPIPPALGRLSNLTDFDLSTNSLTGPVPAALAHLASAVQIELYNNSLSGPIPPGLSRLQGLRHADMSMNRLEGPLPDDLFDAPLLESLHLYDNLLTGPIPAGVARSKTLVELRLFGNRLNGSLPPDLGANAPLMFLDLSSNALSGPIPPGLCDRGVLQELLLLNNAFSGAIPDGLARCRTLTRVRLPYNRLSGGVPDGLWGLPHVSLLELTGNSLSGGISPVISAAANLSNLLIASNGFSGVLPSELGMLSKLYEFSAANNRLTGPLPASLGGLSELGRLDLHNNSLSGQLLRGIQSWNKLSELNLADNEFAGGIPPELGDLPVLNYLDLSNNLLSGAIPSQLQNLKLNQFNVSNNRLSGALPPLFANDAYRGSFLGNPGLCGDLAGLCPVSPSGXRSIFIFAALVLAVGLAWFYCRYRRFKNAKRGLDKSKWTLTSFHKLGFSEYEILDCLDEDNVIGSGASGKVYKAVLSSGNAVAVKKLWGPSSKNADQVFDDGFEAEVATLGKIRHKNIVRLWCCCTHKDCKLLVYEYMPNGSLGDVLHSSKGGLLDWPTRYKIGLDAAEGLSYLHHDCIPPIVHRDVKSNNILLDAEFGARVADFGVAKAVETIGKGPESMSVIAGSCGYIAPEYAYTLRVNEKSDIYSFGVVILELVTGRLPVDPEFGEKDLVKWVLSTIEQKGTDHVIDPKLEMCFRGEILRVLNIGLLCTSSLPINRPSMRRVVKMLQEVRAKSKPKPEKKDGKLSPYYCEDTSDQGSVV; encoded by the exons ATGGAAGGAGGAAACCTCATCAGCGTTCCGCTGCTATGGCTGTTCCTGCTCACGAGTGTCATAATCAGCCCGTGTGTATGTCTGAACCAAGAAGGGCTGTATCTTCTGGAGGCGAAGCGCGGTCTGGACGACCCGGGGGGCGCCCTGGCAGACTGGAACCCCCGCGACGCCACCCCTTGCAACTGGACCGGCGTCTCGTGCTCGCcgtcttcttcgtcttctgCCGCTGCTGCTGTTGCCGCCGCCGTCACCTCTCTCGACCTCCCCCAGAACCTCCTGGTGGGGCCCCTCCCCGACGCGGTCGCCCTGCTGCCCTCCCTCCTCCACCTCGACCTCGCCTTCAACAACTTCTCCGGGCCCATCCCGCCCTCCTTCGGCCGCTTCCCGAAGATTCAGGTCCTCTCGCTGGTGAGCAACCTGCTCTCCGGCCCCGTCCCCGACTTCCTCGGCAACCTCTCCACCCTCCGCCAGCTCAACCTCTCCTACAACCCCTTCGCCCCCTCGCCCGTCCCGTCCTCTCTCGCCGATCTCTCCCGTCTCGAGATCCTCTGGCTGGCCGGATGCAATCTGGTCGGGCCCATCCCGCCCGCGCTCGGCCGGCTGTCCAACCTCACCGACTTCGACCTGTCCACCAACTCCCTGACCGGCCCCGTCCCGGCCGCGCTGGCGCATCTCGCGAGCGCCGTGCAGATAGAGCTGTACAACAACTCGCTGTCGGGGCCGATACCGCCGGGCCTGTCGAGGCTCCAGGGGCTCCGCCACGCGGACATGTCCATGAACCGCCTCGAGGGCCCGCTCCCCGACGACCTCTTCGACGCGCCGCTGCTGGAGAGCCTCCACCTCTACGACAACCTCCTCACGGGGCCCATCCCCGCCGGGGTCGCCCGCTCCAAGACGCTCGTGGAGCTCCGCCTCTTCGGCAACCGCCTCAACGGGTCGCTCCCGCCGGACCTGGGCGCGAACGCTCCCCTCATGTTCCTGGATCTCTCCTCCAACGCGCTCTCCGGGCCCATCCCGCCGGGCCTCTGCGACCGCGGCGTGCTCCaggagctgctgctgctcaacAACGCCTTCTCCGGCGCCATCCCCGACGGGCTCGCCCGCTGCCGGACCCTCACGCGCGTCCGCCTCCCCTACAACCGCCTCTCCGGCGGCGTCCCCGACGGGCTCTGGGGCCTCCCGCACGTCTCGCTGCTCGAGCTCACGGGGAACTCCCTCTCCGGCGGGATCTCCCCGGtcatctccgccgccgccaaccTCTCCAACCTCCTCATCGCGAGCAACGGCTTCTCCGGCGTCCTCCCGTCGGAGCTGGGGATGCTGTCCAAGCTCTACGAGTTCTCCGCCGCCAACAACCGGCTCACCGGGCCGCTCCCGGCGTCGCTCGGCGGCTTGTCGGAGCTCGGCCGGCTCGACCTGCATAACAATTCCCTCTCCGGCCAGCTGCTCCGCGGCATCCAGTCCTGGAACAAGCTCAGCGAGCTGAACCTCGCCGACAACGAGTTCGCCGGAGGGATACCGCCCGAGCTCGGCGACCTCCCGGTGCTCAACTATCTCGATCTCTCGAATAACTTGCTCAGCGGCGCGATCCCGAGTCAATTGCAGAATCTCAAGCTCAACCAGTTCAACGTGTCCAACAACCGGCTCTCCGGCGCCCTCCCGCCGCTGTTTGCGAACGACGCCTACCGCGGCAGCTTCCTCGGAAACCCCGGGCTGTGCGGCGACTTGGCAGGGCTCTGCCCTGTTTCGCCGTCCG GGCGATCGATCTTCATCTTCGCGGCGCTCGTGCTCGCCGTCGGGCTCGCCTGGTTCTACTGCCGGTACCGCCGCTTCAAGAACGCCAAGCGCGGGCTCGACAAGTCGAAATGGACGCTCACGTCGTTCCACAAGCTGGGTTTCAGCGAGTACGAGATCTTGGATTGCCTCGACGAGGACAACGTGATCGGGAGCGGGGCCTCGGGGAAGGTCTACAAGGCTGTTCTGAGCAGCGGCAATGCGGTGGCCGTGAAGAAGCTGTGGGGGCCGTCGTCGAAGAATGCGGACCAGGTGTTCGACGACGGGTTCGAAGCCGAGGTGGCCACTCTGGGGAAGATCAGGCATAAGAATATAGTGAGGCTGTGGTGCTGCTGCACCCACAAGGATTGCAAGCTTTTGGTTTACGAGTACATGCCTAACGGCAGTTTAGGAGATGTGCTGCATAGCAGTAAAGGAGGGCTTTTGGATTGGCCGACGAGGTATAAGATCGGGTTGGATGCGGCCGAGGGACTCTCTTACCTGCACCACGATTGCATCCCGCCGATCGTTCATAGGGATGTGAAATCCAACAACATCTTGTTGGATGCTGAGTTTGGGGCTCGTGTTGCGGACTTTGGGGTCGCAAAGGCGGTCGAGACAATCGGAAAGGGGCCCGAATCTATGTCCGTCATCGCGGGTTCATGCGGCTACATCGCCCCAG AGTATGCGTACACTCTTCGGGTGAATGAGAAGAGCGACATATACAGCTTCGGTGTAGTCATTCTCGAGCTGGTGACAGGAAGGCTCCCTGTGGACCCCGAGTTTGGGGAGAAGGACCTGGTGAAATGGGTGTTGAGCACAATCGAGCAGAAGGGAACGGACCATGTAATTGACCCTAAACTTGAAATGTGCTTCAGAGGGGAGATTCTTAGGGTTCTCAACATCGGCCTGCTGTGCACAAGCTCTCTACCTATCAACCGGCCCTCAATGAGGAGGGTCGTGAAGATGCTGCAAGAAGTGCGGGCCAAGAGCAAGCCCAAGCCCGAGAAGAAGGACGGCAAATTGTCGCCTTATTACTGCGAAGACACGTCTGATCAGGGGAGTGTCGTGTGA
- the LOC109710450 gene encoding guanylate-binding protein 2-like isoform X1, with the protein MMQMLRFHSGSASKDRNASPTSDPRNPNPSPSPRGTSASPSPSYASTVAPGTVGPGRPLRLVYCDERGKFQMDPEAVAALHLVKSPIGVVSVCGRARQGKSFILNQLLGMSSGFQVASTHRPCTKGLWMWSAPIKRTALDGTEYSLLLLDSEGIDAYDQTGTYSIQVFSLAVLLSSLFIYNQMGGIDEAALDRLSLVTEMTKHIRVKAAGGRSTTSEIGQFSPVFVWLLRDFYLDLAEDNRKITPRDYLELALRPIQGRGKDVSSKNEIRESIRALFPDRDCFTLVRPLNNENELRHLDQIPLESLRPEFRAGLDALTKFVFERTRPKQVGATVMTGPILAGITQSFLDAINNGAVPTISSSWQSVEEAECRRAYDYAAEVYMSSFDRTKPADEDVLREAHEDALQKSLASFNASAVGAGSVRTHYEKLLHNFCRKAFEEYKRSAFLEADRQCSNAIQSMEKKIRAACLSPGAIVSNIIGVLESLLAEYETSSHGPGKWKILATFVRQCIEGPIMDLFIKQLNQAESERSALALKCRSNEDKLELLKKHHEANEKQRSEYLKRYEEATADKQKVSDDLSGRISNLRSKCSTLEERCMSISKELDLARRESSDWRVKYEQSLLEQKNEEEKFAAQRAALESRYSAAEGKLAAAREQAASADEEASEWRQKYEMAAAQAKSALERASAVQEKTNKLAQDREDVIRAELAAQFKEKEEQIKNMKAKFENAESHTNVLVERLEAAEAKVQSQDEETAALKAEIKELNEKLVLAKARTQSYEKEIKILEQEKKHIQENYLSISKKIDDAVERCSTAERDAKRVIASADAAQAEAVVAQQEKSEAQRLSIERLTVIERIQRKASSLEQDKSMLFEQVRRLRQSETDALSKVTLLERRVDERESEIEELLNRSNEQRSNTVQVLETLLATERAARAEANNRAEALSLQLQSTQGKLDALHQELTSVRLVETALDSKLRTASHNKRLRVDNEGGTESMQDMDVDGQLRGRKRSKSTTSPLKFVQSEDGGSVYKADENLTPSLEAHETDNEDYTKYTVLKLKKELTKHGFGAQLLELRNPNKKEILALYEKHVLGKA; encoded by the exons cctagtcctAGCCCTAGAGGTACCTCCGCTTCTCCGTCTCCTTCGTATGCTTCCACTGTGGCCCCTGGAACGGTGGGGCCGGGGAGGCCGCTGCGTTTGGTGTACTGCGACGAGAGAGGGAAGTTCCAGATGGACCCCGAGGCCGTCGCCGCCCTCCACCTCGTGAAAAGCCCCATAGGCGTCGTCTCCGTCTGTGGCCGTGCCCGACAGGGCAAGAGCTTCATCCTCAACCAG CTTTTAGGAATGAGCAGTGGATTTCAAGTAGCTTCTACTCATAGACCATGCACTAAGGGGCTTTGGATGTGGAGTGCACCAATAAAGCGAACTGCTCTTGATGGAACAGAGTACAGTCTTTTACTTCTAGATAGTGAAGGAATCGATGCATATGATCAGACG GGAACGTACAGCATTCAAGTATTCTCCTTGGCTGTCTTGCTATCAAGCCTGTTCATTTACAACCAG ATGGGTGGTATCGATGAAGCCGCCCTTGATCGCCTCTCACTTGTTACTGAGATGACGAAACACATTCGTGTTAAAGCAGCTGGTGGAAGGTCCACGACATCTGAGATTGGACAATTTTCACCGGTCTTTGTCTGGTTATTGAGG GATTTCTATTTAGATTTAGCAGAAGATAATCGAAAAATCACGCCGCGTGACTACTTAGAGTTGGCTTTGAGGCCTATCCAAGGCAGAGGTAAAGATGTCTCTTCAAAAAATGAG ATCCGCGAGTCCATACGTGCTCTCTTTCCAGATAGAGATTGTTTTACACTAGTTCGGCCGTTGAACAATGAAAATGAGCTCCGACACCTTGATCAAATCCCT TTAGAGAGCCTTCGACCAGAATTTCGAGCAGGCTTGGATGCATTAACAAAGTTTGTATTTGAACGAACCAGGCCTAAACAAGTAGGAGCTACTGTTATGACAGGTCCTATTCTTGCTGGCATCACACAATCATTCTTGGATGCCATCAACAATGGAGCTGTCCCTACAATATCTTCCTCCTGGCAG AGTGTCGAAGAAGCAGAATGTCGCAGGGCTTATGATTATGCTGCTGAGGTTTACATGTCATCGTTTGACCGCACAAAACCAGCTGATGAG GATGTTTTGAGGGAAGCACACGAGGATGCTCTTCAAAAGTCTCTTGCCTCATTTAATGCTAGTGCTGTGGGGGCTGGATCTGTACGCACACATTATGAAAAACTTCTTCACAACTTCTGTAGAAAGGCATTTGAG GAATACAAAAGAAGTGCCTTTTTGGAGGCTGACCGCCAGTGTTCAAATGCCATACAGAGCATGGAAAAGAAGATTCGAGCAGCCTGCCTTTCTCCAGGTGCCATAGTCAGTAACATTATTGGG GTACTGGAAAGTTTGCTTGCCGAGTATGAGACATCTTCTCATGGTCCAGGCAAATGGAAAATTTTGGCTACCTTTGTACGACAATG TATCGAAGGGCCTATAATGGACCTTTTCATCAAGCAGTTAAATCAGGCTGAATCAGAAAGGAGTGCTCTTGCATTAAAATGTCGTTCAAATGAAGACAAATTGGAGCTGCTTAAGAAGCATCATGAGGCAAATGAAAAGCAAAGATCCGAGTATTTGAAGCGCTATGAGGAAGCCACTGCTGATAAGCAGAAAGTTTCTGATGATCTCAGTGGTCGAATCTCTAACTTGCGGAGCAAATGCAGCACCCTGGAAGAACGCTGTATGAGCATTTCTAAAGAACTTGATCTTGCTCGTCGTGAATCATCTGATTGGAGAGTTAAGTATGAGCAAAGTTTGTTAGAGCAGAAGAATGAAGAAGAGAAGTTTGCAGCACAAAGAGCGGCTTTAGAATCGAGGTATAGTGCTGCTGAAGGGAAATTGGCCGCAGCTCGTGAACAAGCTGCTTCTGCAGATGAGGAGGCATCAGAGTGGAGGCAGAAATATGAAATGGCTGCAGCACAAGCCAAATCAGCTCTCGAGAGGGCATCGGCAGTGCAAGAAAAAACTAACAAACTGGCTCAGGACAGGGAAGATGTTATAAGAGCAGAGCTTGCTGCTCAGTTCAAGGAAAAG GAAGAGCAAATCAAGAACATGAAAGCTAAGTTTGAGAACGCAGAAAGTCACACTAATGTATTGGTTGAACGTCTGGAG GCTGCGGAAGCAAAAGTTCAGAGCCAGGATGAAGAAACAGCTGCCTTGAAGGCCGAAATCAAGGAGTTGAATGAGAAGCTGGTTCTTGCGAAAGCCAGAACTCAATCGTACGAAAAGGAAATCAAAATTCTCGAACAAGAAAAGAAGCACATTCAAGAAAACTACCTGTCGATATCCAAAAAAATCGATGATGCAGTGGAGCGGTGTAGCACTGCTGAAAGGGATGCAAAGAGGGTGATTGCCTCTGCTGATGCAGCTCAGGCAGAAGCAGTTGTGGCTCAGCAGGAGAAGAGTGAAGCGCAGCGATTGTCAATTGAAAGATTAACTGTTATTGAAAGAATACAAAGAAAAGCCAGTAGCCTCGAGCAAGACAAATCAATGCTTTTCGAACAAGTGCGGAGGCTACGTCAGTCTGAAACCGATGCCCTATCTAAGGTAACACTGCTCGAGAGAAGGGTTGATGAGAGGGAAAGTGAGATCGAGGAATTGCTGAATCGGAGCAATGAGCAGAGGTCGAACACAGTTCAAGTCCTAGAGACCCTTTTGGCCACAGAACGTGCAGCTCGAGCAGAAGCCAACAACAGGGCAGAGGCCTTATCGTTGCAACTCCAATCTACTCAAGGCAAACTCGACGCACTCCACCAGGAACTGACTTCTGTTCGTCTAGTCGAGACTGCATTGGATAGCAAGCTTCGAACTGCTTCTCATAATAAGCGATTGAGAGTAGATAATGAAGGAGGCACGGAATCCATGCAAGATATGGATGTTGATGGCCAATTGAGGGGTAGAAAGAGATCAAAGAGCACTACTAGCCCGTTAAAGTTTGTCCAAAGTGAAGATGGTGGGTCTGTTTATAAAGCTGACGAAAATTTGACGCCAAGCCTGGAGGCTCACGAGACTGACAATGAAGATTATACCAAGTACACCGTTCTGAAGCTGAAGAAGGAGCTCACTAAGCACGGATTTGGTGCACAATTGCTGGAGCTGAGGAATCCTAATAAGAAGGAAATACTCGCACTTTATGAGAAGCATGTTCTTGGAAAAGCATAg